Proteins encoded in a region of the Methanobrevibacter millerae genome:
- a CDS encoding ADP-ribosylglycohydrolase family protein, with the protein MKVKDGIIGLVIGDALGVPVEFQSRESLKIDPVTKMEGYGTYNMPPGTWSDDSSMTIATMASIVNKNEIDYDDIMKEFQSWIETGKYTQYSNTFDYGITTARGIQNYKMGIDAIECGGTGERDNGNGSLMRILPLAFIPDIDYETIENISGLTHGHLRSKIACVFYIEIAKSMLENNLTIDEHIKLAGNKIKEHYKDSGELHHFKRIFNDELNDEDSISSKGYVITTFESVIYSLKNTDNFRDAVLKAVNLGRDTDTVGAICGGLAGIFYGFDSIPVDWIEEIPKISEVFELCEKYEVYCDGCL; encoded by the coding sequence ATGAAAGTTAAAGACGGAATAATTGGATTGGTTATTGGTGATGCATTGGGCGTTCCGGTTGAATTCCAATCAAGAGAATCATTAAAAATTGATCCTGTTACAAAAATGGAAGGATATGGCACTTACAACATGCCTCCGGGAACATGGTCTGATGACTCTTCAATGACAATAGCCACCATGGCAAGTATTGTAAATAAAAATGAAATCGATTACGATGATATTATGAAAGAATTTCAATCATGGATAGAAACTGGAAAATATACTCAATACTCAAATACCTTTGATTATGGAATAACAACAGCCCGTGGAATTCAAAATTACAAAATGGGAATTGATGCAATAGAATGTGGTGGAACTGGTGAAAGAGACAATGGTAACGGTTCCTTGATGAGAATTTTACCCCTCGCATTTATTCCGGATATTGATTACGAGACTATTGAAAACATATCCGGACTAACCCATGGTCATTTAAGATCTAAAATAGCATGCGTCTTTTATATTGAAATAGCTAAATCAATGCTTGAAAACAATTTGACTATTGATGAACACATTAAATTAGCGGGAAATAAAATTAAAGAGCATTATAAAGACTCTGGTGAGTTACATCATTTCAAAAGAATTTTTAATGATGAATTAAATGATGAAGATAGCATTAGCAGTAAAGGCTATGTAATAACAACTTTTGAAAGTGTAATATATTCACTTAAAAATACTGATAATTTCAGAGATGCTGTCCTTAAAGCTGTTAATTTAGGTAGAGACACAGATACTGTCGGGGCAATATGTGGAGGATTGGCCGGAATATTTTATGGATTTGATTCAATACCTGTGGATTGGATAGAAGAAATTCCTAAAATCAGTGAAGTCTTTGAATTATGTGAAAAGTATGAGGTGTATTGTGATGGATGTTTATGA